The DNA region aaattgacataataacaactttaattcttgaatatttataaattatgtcaattcagttttgattttaaaaaatttaaccctcaacatttacatattgtgtaatttagtctcttttttttacaattttattttttataacattgAGGGTTAGTTTTAAAAGGGCAAGAAAAGAGTaaatttgttatctttgattgtttaatgtttctatctttttgtatatttttaatcaaatttagatggtaaatttgagtttttattttttttacgtgGAAGGGTCACATAAAAAAAGTTAAACTgcaaaaaaaataccaaattatataatgtgtaaatgttgagggtttatatttttttaatcaaagactaaattgacataatgtatAAAAGGTGAAAACTAAAGTTATTGTACTAATTTTAAAAGTTGCCACCATGTTAGCCCGTTAGtgataaaagaaaattgaataattgattgataattttgtaacttttcataattatgtgactaaaaaaaattactaataattaagtgactaaaactaGAAGTATTTGGTGAAGAATTTACCTTCAGTTGTGCATTAACAGGCAGTGTTTTGTTGAGCCAAACATCATGTATCCAGTCAACAAGAACGAAGATTCTCCGAACCGTGTATAGTAACGGGACGAGTGCCCTCACCGGTGGCGAAAATAAAGACAGCCCGCCTATCACGTTTTCTGTTAGTATTTGGAATGAAAGCAAGAACAAGTGCGGGGTAGCCGATCGAACGTCATGGTTGTCGCCCCTTGCGAAGCCGCCCAAGACATACGCGAGCGGCAAAAAAAGTCCTACTGCAGTTCCAAGGATCACATAGAGCCTAAACAGTTTGCTGCCTTGGAAAATCTCTTGCGAGGCAGTCGATACATGACCGTTGGATGGGAAGGCGAAACGCGAAAGGGCAATAATATAAGCGGAGGCAATAGCTGGGAAGACTAAATCAAGGAGCGGGACAAGGCCACTAATCGAAAAAACCATAATGAAAACTACTAGTTGGAGCTCGATCACACGTAATGATCCCATTATACTGCCTACCCCGGACTGTTGCTGTTGCTGTTGCTGCTGCTGGCGAGGTGGTTTGTGCTCGGGTTTTTCCCCAGGTGCTATGGTGTGATCTGGCTCACTTCTTGGAGCCACGGCGAGAGATACACCGGACATTTTTTCGTTGTTTGTACAATGAACTAAACTTTCATATAAAACCTAGACAAAGAAATGAACCAAGATTCAGTTCTTCAATAATCAATCATCATCAGTATGCAAAAATGGATTCAATTCTTCAAGAAACAATTATCGGCAGCATTCGAAAGCGATTAAGATATGCTCGATACTTCGATGTTTTCAACGGATCGATCAAAACTTCGAAATGGAATGgctaataagaacattaagagtttcacatacatacatacagaCACACACCCACACACACAACTTCATTGATCTCATTTCATGCTTGTACTAATCGAGTTCAATATAATGCCAACTTCTAATTCCATTATAGGCTAATTAAGAGGCCATTAAACACTGGAAACATCAATATGTTCTGAAACATATTAACAATTAACCAATCCATTATgaaaaaataatccaaaatacAATCATAAAATCAAATTCACAAACAGGAAAGGAGCAtatcaaaatctatataaacatgaattaataaaacttataaaaaactATAAACATAGAATTAACATGAAAATTGTCAGATCTAATtacattttatttcaaaaaaaaatggcaTAATCCAAAGAAATCAGATTCATAATTTGCAAAGAGAGTAAACAAAATTAgccaaaacttgaattctatgaACTTCAATAAAACTGAAAACTATCAATGCATTAACAAAACTAAAGACAACATTGCCGATAAAGATGAAAAATGTAATTGCAGTGAAGAGATCTTACTGAAACGAAGGATTGAATCGAAAAATGGTGAAAGTGAGAGAGCTTCAGCTTTTTGCGTTACGAATACAGAGTGGGCGATTACTCCTGAAGTTCGTTTTCACGCGTGTAGCCTTTTCTGGATTTACACGTGGCTGTATCCCACGTGGGAGTTTCTAATTTTTACTTGCACGTGTCATATATTGTACtgctaaaataaaagaaaaatgttcaTATGTATGTACCAAATTGAAATAGAGACAACAGTTAAGCAAATTCCCCAatcattattatttgaattaatccagaaattattattattatttgaatattattatcaaaatttaa from Gossypium hirsutum isolate 1008001.06 chromosome A04, Gossypium_hirsutum_v2.1, whole genome shotgun sequence includes:
- the LOC121228293 gene encoding uncharacterized protein, whose amino-acid sequence is MSGVSLAVAPRSEPDHTIAPGEKPEHKPPRQQQQQQQQQSGVGSIMGSLRVIELQLVVFIMVFSISGLVPLLDLVFPAIASAYIIALSRFAFPSNGHVSTASQEIFQGSKLFRLYVILGTAVGLFLPLAYVLGGFARGDNHDVRSATPHLFLLSFQILTENVIGGLSLFSPPVRALVPLLYTVRRIFVLVDWIHDVWLNKTLPVNAQLKDIVWHWLGKGLAAANLLYFSINLFFFLIPRFLPRAFERYFKERGEIHCKMSEDKRPIMANKSLATNKKDD